In Zingiber officinale cultivar Zhangliang chromosome 6A, Zo_v1.1, whole genome shotgun sequence, a single genomic region encodes these proteins:
- the LOC121995063 gene encoding uncharacterized protein LOC121995063: MGENHGEDQLYIPQVADDLKPKYGMEFSLIDEAFLFYNQYARKSGFSARINSSKKNKITNEVVWKTFVCFKEGHTDDQRNKQAKGDQRTRERTRGEVRTGCKSKISLVKKQTGSAWVVTNFTEGHNHPLSTPSKKQKQASVGDAEIETFERSLQIYFETSRLIAKGNSIYTLRDLENALCRLLCWQLNLSLINNDNAVLAGDPKAANFSLASQSSKSIEDHYYECAVCDLGGNLLCCDSCPQTCYLECLSPPLKDDILTWKEISRQVEWSE; this comes from the exons ATGGGTGAAAATCATGGTGAAGATCAGCTATACATTCCTCAAGTTGCAGATGATCTAAAGCCAAAATATGGGATGGAATTCTCATTAATAGATGAGGCTTTTttattctataaccaatatgcacgcaAATCTGGATTTAGTGCCAGGATAAAtagtagcaagaaaaataagataacaaatgaGGTTGTGTGGAAaacatttgtatgctttaaagaaggccATACGGATGATCAACGGAATAAACAAGCAAAGGGTGATCAACGGACAAGGGAAAGAACACGTGGTGAAGTTAGAACTGGttgtaagtcaaagatttcacttgTCAAGAAACAAACTGGATCTGCATGGGTTGTCACTAATTTCACAGAAGGTCATAATCATCCACTATCGACtccttcaaag AAACAGAAACAAGCTTCAGTTGGTGATGCAGAAATAGAAACATTTGAGCGG TCTTTGCAAATTTATTTTGAGACTAGTAGATTAATAGCAAAAGGTAACTCTATCTATACCCTGCGGGACTTAGAGAATGCGCTGTGCAGACTGCTGTGCTGGCAG CTGAATTTGTCACTGATTAACAATGACAATGCTGTGCTGGCAG GTGATCCAAAGGCTGCCAATTTTTCCCTCGCCTCACAGTCATCCAAGTCAATTGAAGAT CATTACTATGAATGCGCTGTGTGCGATCTAGGAGGCAATTTGCTTTGTTGTGATAGTTGTCCTCAAACTTGTTACCTTGAATGTCTCAGCCCACCTCTTAAG GATGACATCTTAACATGGAAAGAAATCAGCAGGCAGGTGGAATGGTCGGAATGA